CGATCTGGTTCTTGATATTGGCCGGATCGCCGATCGTCAGGCTTTCACCGTAACTGGATTCCATCATGCCGCCGATGCGCAGGTCGATCTTCACGTGCGGCACGGCCCAGGACGAATAGCCTTCCTCCGTCACGAAAGCAGCCCAAACGTCGGCGACCGGCGCATCCACGATAACCGACTGCGTCAGCGTCTTGTGATCGCCATCCTCTGACACCACCATTTCGATGGGCTCGTCGAGGGCAAGAGCGGGAGCAGCGGGAACAGCCGCCGCCAGTGTGAACGCCAGTGCTGAACACAAGACGGTGCGGGCGGTGTGCCTGGGCATTCCAGCTCTCCTCTTTTTTTCCACTATCCCATGCCGGGGAAGTTGAAGCCCGGCGGCAGGCCCATGCCGGACTGGATTTCCTGCATCTGGTCGTTTGCCGCCCGGTCCGCCTTGCCGCGCGCGTCGTTGAAGGCGGCGGTCACAAGGTCTTCCAGCACCTGCTTTTCTTCCAGCTTCATCAGGCTGTCATCGATGGAAACGCCCAGGATGCGGCCCTTGGCGGAGCAGCGGATCTTGACCAGCCCGCCGCCGGCG
This genomic interval from Paraurantiacibacter namhicola contains the following:
- a CDS encoding SRPBCC family protein; amino-acid sequence: MPRHTARTVLCSALAFTLAAAVPAAPALALDEPIEMVVSEDGDHKTLTQSVIVDAPVADVWAAFVTEEGYSSWAVPHVKIDLRIGGMMESSYGESLTIGDPANIKNQIVAFVPERMLVLKNVQAPAGFAARETMDRLTSVFEFEQVSENQTRVTVHGIGYGSDEESLKLIEFFKVGNAWSFQQLQKKFPGD
- a CDS encoding YbaB/EbfC family nucleoid-associated protein; the encoded protein is MENMEEMMKAAQEAAERIQKQMNDAQVKLDTIEVEGAAGGGLVKIRCSAKGRILGVSIDDSLMKLEEKQVLEDLVTAAFNDARGKADRAANDQMQEIQSGMGLPPGFNFPGMG